From a region of the Bermanella marisrubri genome:
- the fabA gene encoding bifunctional 3-hydroxydecanoyl-ACP dehydratase/trans-2-decenoyl-ACP isomerase, protein MQERSAVITNKIQDVSVAELLEELSQQGVHIQLPIDELSVIKHIRELNIAGGEQGKGMVIAEMPVEETAWFFKCHFPGDPIMPGCLGIEGMWQSLGAILAAQGHQGKLRALGIGEVKFFGEVRPHAETVSFHIELERLLKNKKMAVAVATGTVKVDGEAIYEAKKLKVGVIFEEE, encoded by the coding sequence ATGCAAGAAAGGTCTGCCGTTATTACAAACAAAATTCAAGATGTGTCTGTAGCAGAGTTGCTGGAAGAGTTATCACAGCAAGGTGTACATATTCAGTTGCCTATTGATGAGTTAAGCGTGATCAAACATATACGCGAACTGAATATTGCAGGGGGAGAGCAGGGCAAAGGCATGGTGATTGCCGAAATGCCTGTTGAAGAAACCGCATGGTTCTTTAAGTGCCATTTCCCGGGCGATCCAATCATGCCGGGCTGCTTGGGTATCGAAGGTATGTGGCAAAGCCTAGGTGCCATATTGGCTGCGCAAGGTCATCAAGGAAAACTAAGAGCCTTGGGTATTGGTGAAGTGAAGTTTTTCGGTGAAGTACGTCCTCATGCTGAAACAGTGAGCTTTCATATTGAGCTAGAACGTTTACTGAAGAACAAGAAGATGGCGGTGGCAGTTGCAACCGGCACTGTGAAAGTAGACGGCGAAGCCATCTACGAAGCGAAAAAATTGAAGGTGGGTGTCATCTTCGAAGAGGAATAA
- a CDS encoding DEAD/DEAH box helicase, whose product MFQSFSLDQRILKGIEALGFTKATDVQQQTIPEALKQQDLMVCARTGSGKTAAFVVPMLQHLLTHKAPNSGTRALILVPTRELAKQLLKQCQALAKFTGIQSGMITGGQEFKFQAALFRKNPEIIIATPGRLIDHLKQKKDLMEDVEYFILDEADRMLDMGFEEDVLTIANACSGKAKPQTLLFSATLQQRGLKHVIKQIQNDPEEIVVDSFRGEHSNIEQHYMLADDDKHKQRILTWLLSNEEYRQAIIFTNTKEKTEQTYHFLSYHNVEVGYLHGDMTQDERNHVMTQMRNGRFKVLVATDVAARGLDIQSIDLVINFDMARSGDDYVHRIGRTGRAEASGSAISLIDHTEWNLKAAIERYLRVNMNHKYVKAIAGNYKGPKKVKGNGKAASKGKPKNKKDGKKGPQSKARPTKGKRDNSNKKKPTSKRTIWGDGTAPFKPKKKPEA is encoded by the coding sequence GTGTTTCAATCGTTCTCTCTCGACCAACGTATTCTTAAGGGTATTGAGGCACTGGGCTTTACTAAAGCAACAGATGTTCAACAGCAAACCATCCCTGAAGCACTCAAACAGCAAGACCTTATGGTCTGTGCCCGCACAGGCAGCGGTAAAACCGCCGCGTTTGTTGTCCCCATGCTGCAGCACTTGCTCACACATAAAGCCCCGAATTCAGGTACTCGAGCCCTTATTTTGGTGCCAACAAGGGAGCTCGCTAAGCAATTGCTCAAGCAATGCCAAGCTTTAGCAAAATTCACAGGCATTCAAAGCGGCATGATCACAGGTGGTCAGGAGTTTAAATTTCAAGCAGCTCTGTTCCGTAAAAACCCCGAAATCATCATTGCCACACCAGGTCGCTTGATCGATCACCTGAAGCAGAAAAAAGACCTGATGGAAGATGTCGAATACTTTATTCTGGATGAGGCCGATCGAATGCTGGATATGGGCTTCGAGGAAGATGTGCTGACCATCGCTAACGCCTGTTCAGGTAAAGCCAAACCACAAACTTTACTGTTTTCTGCCACTCTGCAACAACGTGGTTTAAAACATGTTATTAAGCAAATCCAAAACGATCCAGAAGAAATCGTTGTGGATAGCTTTCGTGGTGAGCACAGCAACATCGAACAGCACTACATGCTGGCTGATGATGATAAACACAAGCAGCGTATTCTTACTTGGCTATTGAGCAACGAAGAATATCGACAAGCGATCATCTTCACGAATACCAAAGAGAAAACTGAACAAACCTATCATTTCCTCAGCTATCACAATGTAGAAGTTGGCTACCTACATGGCGATATGACGCAGGATGAGCGTAATCATGTGATGACTCAAATGCGCAATGGTCGCTTTAAAGTTTTGGTCGCAACCGATGTGGCCGCTCGAGGCTTGGATATTCAAAGCATAGATTTGGTTATTAACTTTGATATGGCCCGCAGTGGTGATGATTATGTACACCGCATCGGTCGAACTGGACGCGCAGAGGCTAGCGGTAGCGCTATTTCCCTAATTGATCATACAGAATGGAATCTAAAGGCGGCTATTGAGCGTTACCTGCGCGTGAATATGAACCACAAATACGTGAAAGCCATCGCCGGCAACTATAAAGGCCCGAAAAAAGTAAAAGGTAACGGCAAGGCAGCGAGTAAGGGCAAACCCAAAAACAAAAAAGACGGGAAAAAAGGCCCTCAGTCGAAGGCACGTCCGACTAAGGGTAAACGAGACAACTCGAATAAGAAGAAACCTACTTCTAAACGCACCATATGGGGAGATGGTACCGCTCCTTTCAAACCGAAAAAGAAGCCGGAAGCATAA